Proteins encoded together in one Coffea arabica cultivar ET-39 chromosome 2c, Coffea Arabica ET-39 HiFi, whole genome shotgun sequence window:
- the LOC113726432 gene encoding methylcrotonoyl-CoA carboxylase beta chain, mitochondrial isoform X2 — MAGILARRISTGRFSSLLGVRCSPVQRQLNNPGTYIFPRSFCCLGVLPDTINRSSESFLKNSQVMEGGGAEAVKRNQSRNKLLPRDRIDRLIDPGSSFLELSQLAGHELYDEPLPSGGIITGIGAVHGKLCLFVANDPTVKGGTYYPITVKKHLRAQEIASQCKLPCIYLVDSGGAFLPKQAEVFPDKENFGRIFYNQALMSAEGIPQIALVLGSCTAGGAYIPAMADESVMVKGNGTIFLAGPPLVKAATGEEVSAEDLGGATVHCKTSGVSDYFAQDELHALAIGRNIVRNLHMAGNHNVSQHRTFDYKEPLYDIKELRSVAPADFKQSLDIRSIIARICDGSEFDEFKKLYGPTLVTGFARIYGQPVGIIGNNGILFNESALKGAHFIELCTQRNIPLVFLQNITGFMVGSKSEANGIAKSGAKMVMAVSCAKVPKITVVVGGSFGAGNYAMCGRAYNPNFMFFWPNARISVMGGAQAAGVLTQIEKANKKKAGVQWTKEEEEKFKADVVEAYEREGSAYYSTARLWDDGIIDPADTRKVVGLCLSASMNRGRENTKYGVFRM, encoded by the exons ATGGCTGGAATCTTAGCCAGACGAATTAGTACTGGTAGATTTAGTTCGTTATTGGGGGTGCGATGCAGTCCAGTTCAGCGGCAGTTAAACAACCCGGGCACCTACATTTTCCCCCGGAGCTTCTGCTGCTTAGGGGTCTTACCCGACACCATTAATCGGAGCTCCGAATCATTCCTCAAGAACTCCCAG GTTATGGAGGGAGGAGGAGCGGAAGCCGTGAAGAGGAACCAGAGTAGAAATAAGCTTCTTCCTAGAGACAGAATTGATCGCCTCATCGATCCTGGTTCTTCGTTTCTTGAGCTTTCTCAG CTTGCTGGCCATGAATTGTATGATGAGCCATTACCTTCTGGTGGGATAATTACCGGAATTGGTGCAGTACATGGTAAACTATGCTTGTTTGTGGCAAATGACCCCACTGTGAAGGGTGGAACTTATTATCCCATCACAGTCAAGAAACATCTCAGGGCACAAGAAATTGCCTCACAATGTAAACTACCATGCATATATCTTGTTGATAGTGGAGGTGCTTTCCTTCCGAAGCAGGCTGAGGTTTTTCCTGACAAGGAAAACTTTGGTAGGATATTCTACAATCAAGCTTTGATGTCTGCAGAAGGTATTCCCCAGATCGCTTTGGTGTTGGGTTCTTGCACTGCCGGTGGGGCCTATATTCCTGCAATGGCAGATGAAAGTGTAATGGTTAAAGGAAATGGTACCATATTTCTGGCTGGACCACCTCTTGTAAAG GCTGCCACTGGAGAGGAAGTGTCGGCGGAGGACCTGGGAGGTGCTACTGTACACTGTAAGACATCTGGCGTTTCAGACTACTTTGCCCAAG ACGAACTGCATGCTCTTGCTATAGGAAGGAATATCGTAAGGAACTTGCACATGGCTGGAAACCATAATGTATCTCAACACAGGACATTTGATTACAAAGAGCCACTGTATGATATAAAGGAACTTCGGTCTGTTGCACCAGCAGACTTTAAGCAGTCCTTAGACATTCGATCTATTATTGCCCGTATATGTGATGGAAGCGAATTTGATGAATTCAAGAAACTGTATGGCCCT ACACTTGTAACAGGTTTTGCAAGAATATATGGGCAGCCTGTGGGAATAATTGGGAACAATGGTATATTATTCAATGAATCTGCCTTAAAGGGGGCCCATTTCATTGAATTGTGTACTCAGCGTAACATTCCATTGGTCTTCCTTCAGAATATTACAGGATTCATG GTTGGGTCTAAATCTGAGGCAAATGGTATAGCTAAATCTGGAGCCAAAATGGTGATGGCAGTTTCTTGTGCAAAG GTTCCCAAAATCACTGTTGTTGTGGGTGGAAGCTTTGGAGCTGGAAACTATGCTATGTGTGGACGAGCATATAACCCTAACTTCATGTTCTTCTGGCCAAATGCTAGAATATCTGTGATGGGAGGTGCTCAG GCTGCTGGGGTTCTGACGCAGATAGAAAAGGCCAACAAGAAAAAAGCTGGGGTTCAG TGGACAAAGGAGGAAGAGGAAAAGTTCAAGGCTGATGTTGTGGAGGCGTATGAAAGAGAAGGCAGTGCTTACTATTCAACTGCTAGACTTTGGGATGATGGGATTATTGATCCAGCTGACACAAGAAAAGTCGTAGGCCTTTGTCTCTCTGCCTCCATGAACCGTGGCCGAGAAAATACCAAATATGGTGTATTTAGAATGTAA
- the LOC113726432 gene encoding methylcrotonoyl-CoA carboxylase beta chain, mitochondrial isoform X1, protein MAGILARRISTGRFSSLLGVRCSPVQRQLNNPGTYIFPRSFCCLGVLPDTINRSSESFLKNSQVMEGIISQLHSNIQRVMEGGGAEAVKRNQSRNKLLPRDRIDRLIDPGSSFLELSQLAGHELYDEPLPSGGIITGIGAVHGKLCLFVANDPTVKGGTYYPITVKKHLRAQEIASQCKLPCIYLVDSGGAFLPKQAEVFPDKENFGRIFYNQALMSAEGIPQIALVLGSCTAGGAYIPAMADESVMVKGNGTIFLAGPPLVKAATGEEVSAEDLGGATVHCKTSGVSDYFAQDELHALAIGRNIVRNLHMAGNHNVSQHRTFDYKEPLYDIKELRSVAPADFKQSLDIRSIIARICDGSEFDEFKKLYGPTLVTGFARIYGQPVGIIGNNGILFNESALKGAHFIELCTQRNIPLVFLQNITGFMVGSKSEANGIAKSGAKMVMAVSCAKVPKITVVVGGSFGAGNYAMCGRAYNPNFMFFWPNARISVMGGAQAAGVLTQIEKANKKKAGVQWTKEEEEKFKADVVEAYEREGSAYYSTARLWDDGIIDPADTRKVVGLCLSASMNRGRENTKYGVFRM, encoded by the exons ATGGCTGGAATCTTAGCCAGACGAATTAGTACTGGTAGATTTAGTTCGTTATTGGGGGTGCGATGCAGTCCAGTTCAGCGGCAGTTAAACAACCCGGGCACCTACATTTTCCCCCGGAGCTTCTGCTGCTTAGGGGTCTTACCCGACACCATTAATCGGAGCTCCGAATCATTCCTCAAGAACTCCCAGGTCATGGAAGGCATTATATCCCAACTTCACTCCAATATTCAGAGG GTTATGGAGGGAGGAGGAGCGGAAGCCGTGAAGAGGAACCAGAGTAGAAATAAGCTTCTTCCTAGAGACAGAATTGATCGCCTCATCGATCCTGGTTCTTCGTTTCTTGAGCTTTCTCAG CTTGCTGGCCATGAATTGTATGATGAGCCATTACCTTCTGGTGGGATAATTACCGGAATTGGTGCAGTACATGGTAAACTATGCTTGTTTGTGGCAAATGACCCCACTGTGAAGGGTGGAACTTATTATCCCATCACAGTCAAGAAACATCTCAGGGCACAAGAAATTGCCTCACAATGTAAACTACCATGCATATATCTTGTTGATAGTGGAGGTGCTTTCCTTCCGAAGCAGGCTGAGGTTTTTCCTGACAAGGAAAACTTTGGTAGGATATTCTACAATCAAGCTTTGATGTCTGCAGAAGGTATTCCCCAGATCGCTTTGGTGTTGGGTTCTTGCACTGCCGGTGGGGCCTATATTCCTGCAATGGCAGATGAAAGTGTAATGGTTAAAGGAAATGGTACCATATTTCTGGCTGGACCACCTCTTGTAAAG GCTGCCACTGGAGAGGAAGTGTCGGCGGAGGACCTGGGAGGTGCTACTGTACACTGTAAGACATCTGGCGTTTCAGACTACTTTGCCCAAG ACGAACTGCATGCTCTTGCTATAGGAAGGAATATCGTAAGGAACTTGCACATGGCTGGAAACCATAATGTATCTCAACACAGGACATTTGATTACAAAGAGCCACTGTATGATATAAAGGAACTTCGGTCTGTTGCACCAGCAGACTTTAAGCAGTCCTTAGACATTCGATCTATTATTGCCCGTATATGTGATGGAAGCGAATTTGATGAATTCAAGAAACTGTATGGCCCT ACACTTGTAACAGGTTTTGCAAGAATATATGGGCAGCCTGTGGGAATAATTGGGAACAATGGTATATTATTCAATGAATCTGCCTTAAAGGGGGCCCATTTCATTGAATTGTGTACTCAGCGTAACATTCCATTGGTCTTCCTTCAGAATATTACAGGATTCATG GTTGGGTCTAAATCTGAGGCAAATGGTATAGCTAAATCTGGAGCCAAAATGGTGATGGCAGTTTCTTGTGCAAAG GTTCCCAAAATCACTGTTGTTGTGGGTGGAAGCTTTGGAGCTGGAAACTATGCTATGTGTGGACGAGCATATAACCCTAACTTCATGTTCTTCTGGCCAAATGCTAGAATATCTGTGATGGGAGGTGCTCAG GCTGCTGGGGTTCTGACGCAGATAGAAAAGGCCAACAAGAAAAAAGCTGGGGTTCAG TGGACAAAGGAGGAAGAGGAAAAGTTCAAGGCTGATGTTGTGGAGGCGTATGAAAGAGAAGGCAGTGCTTACTATTCAACTGCTAGACTTTGGGATGATGGGATTATTGATCCAGCTGACACAAGAAAAGTCGTAGGCCTTTGTCTCTCTGCCTCCATGAACCGTGGCCGAGAAAATACCAAATATGGTGTATTTAGAATGTAA